Proteins from one Amycolatopsis benzoatilytica AK 16/65 genomic window:
- a CDS encoding DUF5682 family protein produces MTTHLLGIRHHGPGSARAVAARLAELEPDVVLIEGPPEADQLVGLAADEGMRPPVALLAYAADDVSRAAFWPFAVFSPEWQALRYAAGAGVPVKFCDLPAAHQFAIDDERTAPRADPLAELAAVGGYDDPERWWDDFVESRRGAESPFEVIADAMTALREGDRPGDLHEQRREAYMRSVLRRTRKEGYKQIAVVCGAWHVPALADPLPPATRDQAVLKGLPKRKVACTWVPWTHGRLASGTGYGAGVRSPGWYHHLFTTTGDVTGRWLTAVAGVLREEDLPVSTAHVIEGVRLAETLAALRGRSSAGLAEVDAATRAVLCGGDDVQADLVTRRLVVGELLGEVPESVPQAPLAADLVATARRLRLKREPRARELDLDLRTPNGLDRSRLLHRLQVLGIPWGEPERSSVRNKGTFRETWTLCWEPGLEVDLVAAAVHGTTVPSAAAAVVREAVADAPSLGDITAAVESCLLADLGDALPETLAALDTRAAADADVAHLMTALPPLARATRYGDVRGTDTARLREVADRILTRVCAGLPPAVHGLDEDAAGQFCGLVDTVHEATDLLGEAARERWFAALAKLAERAGLPPLLAGRIVRLLHDADLLGSTEVEVRLGRMLTAGIEPNAGAGYVEGFFAGGALLLVHDERMLRVVDTWLSSIPPETFTEVLPLLRRTFGAFAGPEKRAVGERAAALSGGRPPDRAEAEELDEIRAANALPVFATLLGATR; encoded by the coding sequence ATGACCACTCACCTCCTCGGGATCCGGCACCACGGTCCTGGTTCGGCCCGGGCGGTCGCCGCCCGGCTCGCCGAGCTGGAGCCGGACGTAGTGCTGATCGAGGGACCGCCGGAGGCGGACCAGCTCGTCGGTCTCGCCGCGGACGAGGGAATGCGGCCGCCGGTGGCCCTGCTGGCGTACGCGGCCGACGATGTGTCGCGGGCGGCGTTCTGGCCGTTCGCGGTGTTCAGCCCGGAATGGCAGGCGCTGCGGTACGCGGCCGGCGCCGGCGTGCCGGTGAAGTTCTGCGATCTGCCTGCGGCGCACCAGTTCGCGATCGACGACGAGCGGACCGCGCCGCGCGCCGACCCGCTCGCCGAGCTCGCCGCGGTCGGCGGATACGACGATCCGGAACGCTGGTGGGACGACTTCGTGGAATCCCGCCGCGGCGCGGAATCGCCGTTCGAGGTGATCGCCGACGCGATGACCGCGCTGCGCGAGGGCGACCGTCCGGGTGATCTGCACGAGCAGCGCCGCGAGGCGTACATGCGGAGCGTGCTGCGCCGGACCCGCAAGGAAGGCTACAAGCAGATCGCCGTCGTGTGCGGTGCCTGGCACGTGCCCGCGCTCGCCGATCCGCTGCCGCCGGCCACCCGCGATCAGGCTGTCCTGAAAGGACTTCCGAAGCGCAAGGTGGCGTGCACCTGGGTGCCGTGGACGCACGGCAGGCTCGCGTCCGGCACCGGCTACGGCGCGGGCGTGCGCTCCCCGGGCTGGTACCACCACCTGTTCACCACGACCGGCGACGTCACCGGCCGGTGGCTCACCGCGGTCGCCGGGGTGCTGCGCGAGGAAGACCTTCCGGTGTCCACCGCGCACGTCATCGAAGGCGTGCGGCTGGCGGAGACGCTGGCCGCGCTGCGGGGCCGGTCGTCGGCAGGACTCGCCGAAGTCGACGCCGCCACCCGGGCCGTGTTGTGCGGCGGCGACGACGTGCAGGCCGACCTGGTCACCCGCCGGCTCGTAGTCGGCGAACTGCTCGGCGAGGTCCCGGAAAGCGTGCCGCAGGCTCCGTTGGCCGCAGACCTCGTCGCCACCGCACGGAGGCTCCGGCTCAAACGCGAACCGCGGGCCCGCGAACTCGACCTGGACCTGCGCACGCCGAACGGCCTCGACCGATCCCGGCTGCTGCACCGGCTACAGGTGCTGGGCATCCCGTGGGGCGAGCCGGAGCGATCGTCGGTCCGGAACAAAGGCACCTTCCGCGAAACCTGGACACTGTGCTGGGAGCCCGGTTTGGAGGTCGACCTCGTCGCGGCGGCCGTGCACGGAACCACCGTGCCCAGCGCGGCGGCGGCCGTAGTGCGGGAGGCGGTCGCCGACGCTCCGTCGCTCGGCGACATCACCGCGGCGGTGGAGAGCTGCCTGCTGGCCGATCTCGGCGACGCGCTGCCGGAAACCCTTGCCGCGCTGGACACCCGGGCCGCCGCGGACGCCGATGTCGCGCACCTCATGACCGCCCTGCCCCCACTGGCGCGGGCAACCCGCTACGGCGATGTCCGGGGCACGGACACGGCGCGGCTGCGGGAGGTCGCGGACCGGATCCTGACCCGGGTGTGCGCCGGCCTGCCGCCCGCCGTGCACGGGCTCGACGAGGACGCCGCCGGTCAGTTCTGCGGCCTGGTCGACACCGTGCACGAGGCCACCGACCTGCTCGGCGAGGCGGCCCGCGAACGCTGGTTCGCCGCGCTGGCCAAGCTCGCCGAGCGCGCCGGTCTGCCGCCGCTGCTGGCCGGCCGGATCGTGCGCCTGCTGCACGACGCCGACCTGCTCGGCAGCACCGAAGTCGAGGTCCGGCTGGGCCGGATGCTGACTGCGGGCATCGAGCCGAACGCCGGGGCCGGCTACGTCGAAGGCTTCTTCGCCGGCGGTGCGCTGCTGCTCGTGCACGACGAACGCATGCTCCGGGTCGTCGACACCTGGCTGAGCTCGATCCCGCCCGAGACGTTCACCGAGGTGCTTCCGTTGCTGCGGCGCACTTTCGGCGCGTTCGCCGGACCGGAGAAACGCGCTGTCGGCGAACGCGCCGCGGCCCTGTCCGGCGGCCGCCCGCCGGACAGGGCCGAAGCCGAAGAGCTGGACGAAATCCGCGCCGCGAACGCCCTCCCGGTGTTCGCCACCCTCCTGGGAGCCACCCGATGA
- a CDS encoding VWA domain-containing protein, with translation MTENPERLRRWRLVLGGDSDGTGHPLSTADSGVDSVLAALYDEGANTRGSGQRSGGLQASAPRVARWLGDIRRYFPGSVVQVMQRDAVDRLGLTRMLLEPELLSAVEPDVHLVGTLLSLNNVLPEETKETARTVVRTVVRELEERLAERTRAAVRGALDRATRTHRPHGADIDWARTVRRNLRHYSPELKTIVPEQFFGYGRREHSVRREVILAVDQSGSMAESVVYSGVFGAALASMRALSTKFVAFDTAVADLSDHLDDPVDVLFGTQLGGGTDINRALAYCQGLVERPEQTLLVLISDLYEGGVRDELLRRVADLVASGVQVVTLLALSDSGAPFYDRENAAALSELGVPAFACTPDLFPDLMAAALKREDLSRWAAAAAE, from the coding sequence ATGACCGAAAACCCGGAACGCCTCCGCCGCTGGCGGCTGGTGCTGGGCGGGGATTCCGACGGCACCGGGCACCCTCTGTCCACAGCGGACAGTGGCGTCGACAGTGTGCTGGCCGCGCTGTACGACGAAGGCGCGAACACCCGCGGCAGCGGCCAGCGCAGCGGCGGGCTGCAGGCGTCCGCGCCGAGAGTCGCCCGCTGGCTCGGCGACATCCGGCGGTACTTCCCCGGCTCGGTCGTGCAGGTGATGCAACGCGACGCCGTGGACCGGCTCGGGCTCACCCGGATGCTGCTGGAGCCGGAGCTGCTGAGCGCGGTCGAGCCGGATGTCCACCTGGTCGGGACTCTGCTGTCGCTCAACAACGTCCTGCCCGAGGAGACGAAGGAGACCGCGCGCACCGTCGTCCGCACGGTGGTGCGCGAACTGGAGGAACGGCTGGCCGAACGCACCCGCGCGGCCGTGCGCGGCGCACTGGACCGCGCGACCCGCACCCACCGCCCGCACGGCGCGGACATCGATTGGGCCCGGACCGTCCGGCGCAACCTGCGGCACTACTCCCCTGAGCTGAAAACTATCGTCCCGGAACAGTTTTTCGGCTACGGCCGGCGAGAGCACAGCGTCCGGCGAGAGGTCATTCTCGCCGTGGACCAGTCCGGCTCGATGGCGGAATCGGTGGTGTACTCCGGTGTCTTCGGCGCCGCGCTGGCCTCGATGCGGGCGTTGAGCACCAAGTTCGTCGCCTTCGACACCGCGGTCGCCGATCTCTCCGACCACCTGGACGACCCGGTGGACGTCCTGTTCGGCACCCAGCTCGGCGGCGGAACCGACATCAACCGGGCGCTGGCGTACTGCCAGGGCTTGGTCGAACGGCCGGAGCAGACGCTGCTGGTGCTGATCAGCGACCTGTACGAAGGCGGGGTGCGCGACGAGCTGCTGCGCCGGGTGGCAGACCTGGTCGCGTCGGGGGTGCAGGTGGTGACGCTGCTGGCGCTGTCCGATTCGGGGGCGCCGTTCTACGACCGCGAGAACGCGGCCGCGCTGAGCGAACTGGGGGTGCCGGCGTTCGCCTGCACGCCGGACCTGTTCCCGGACCTGATGGCCGCGGCGTTGAAGAGGGAGGATTTGAGCCGCTGGGCCGCGGCTGCTGCGGAGTGA
- the rpmJ gene encoding 50S ribosomal protein L36 has translation MKVRTSVRSLARQPGAQVIRRHGKVLVINQANPRGKARQG, from the coding sequence ATGAAGGTGCGCACGTCCGTTCGTTCCCTGGCCCGGCAGCCCGGCGCCCAGGTGATCCGCCGGCACGGGAAGGTGCTGGTGATCAACCAGGCGAACCCGCGGGGCAAAGCCCGGCAGGGCTGA
- a CDS encoding flavin-containing monooxygenase, protein MPHVDVLIVGAGLSGIGAACRLRQQSPGRTYAILEARDSIGGTWDLFRYPGVRSDSDMFTLGYPFRPWRKPDAIASGPEILQYLRETAEEHGVFAHIRFGHRVVRAEWSSADAQWTVSAEHDGEPVQFTCSFLYLCSGYYSYESGHVVDFPGREDFRGEIVHPQFWPDDLDCTGKRAVVIGSGATAVTLVPALAEQASSVTMLQRSPSYVLARPWTDKLADRLAGVLPAEVTYRLVRGKNILLTTALYQFARRQPERAAAALRGGVAKQLPPSIPVDPHFVPKYRPWDQRLCLTPGADLFAAFRSGKADIVTDQIARFTADGVQLASGRSLPADVIVTATGLRVTAFGGIALSVDGRPVTPAEQLVYKGMMLAGVPNLAWCVGYVNASWTLRSDLVSQYVCRLLNHMTRRGYDTCEPAPPAIPESKRRPIMGLTSGYLTRAASVLPRQGDRRPWLMRQNYLLDAADLRLRRLDDGVMRFRRRARAEAGVRAG, encoded by the coding sequence GTGCCGCACGTTGACGTACTGATCGTCGGAGCCGGGCTGTCCGGCATCGGGGCGGCCTGCCGGCTGCGGCAGCAGTCGCCCGGGCGCACGTACGCGATCCTCGAAGCCCGGGACTCGATCGGCGGCACCTGGGACCTGTTCCGGTACCCCGGCGTGCGGTCCGACTCGGACATGTTCACCCTCGGCTACCCGTTCCGCCCGTGGCGCAAGCCGGACGCGATCGCGTCCGGCCCGGAGATCCTGCAGTACCTCCGCGAAACCGCGGAGGAGCACGGGGTGTTCGCGCACATCCGGTTCGGTCATCGCGTGGTGCGGGCCGAATGGTCCTCCGCCGACGCGCAGTGGACCGTTTCGGCGGAGCACGACGGCGAGCCGGTCCAGTTCACCTGCTCGTTCCTGTATCTGTGCAGCGGTTACTACAGCTACGAAAGCGGGCACGTCGTCGACTTCCCGGGCCGCGAGGACTTCCGCGGCGAGATCGTCCACCCGCAATTCTGGCCGGACGACCTGGACTGCACGGGCAAGCGAGCCGTCGTCATCGGCAGCGGCGCCACCGCGGTCACCCTGGTGCCCGCGCTGGCCGAGCAAGCATCGTCGGTGACGATGCTGCAACGGTCGCCGAGTTACGTCCTGGCCCGCCCCTGGACCGACAAGCTCGCCGACCGATTGGCGGGCGTGCTGCCCGCCGAGGTGACGTATCGCCTGGTGCGAGGCAAGAACATTCTGCTGACGACCGCGCTCTACCAGTTCGCCCGCCGTCAGCCCGAACGTGCCGCGGCCGCCCTGCGCGGCGGAGTCGCGAAGCAACTGCCGCCGTCGATCCCGGTCGATCCTCATTTCGTGCCGAAGTACCGGCCATGGGACCAACGGCTGTGCCTGACTCCAGGCGCCGACCTGTTCGCCGCCTTCCGCAGCGGCAAAGCGGACATCGTCACCGACCAGATCGCCCGCTTCACCGCCGACGGGGTGCAACTGGCGTCCGGCCGCTCGCTGCCGGCCGACGTGATCGTCACCGCGACCGGCCTGCGGGTGACCGCGTTCGGCGGCATCGCCCTGAGCGTGGACGGTCGCCCGGTGACTCCAGCGGAACAGCTGGTGTACAAGGGAATGATGCTGGCCGGGGTGCCGAATCTGGCGTGGTGCGTGGGGTATGTGAACGCGTCCTGGACGCTGCGGTCGGACTTGGTGTCGCAGTACGTGTGCCGGTTGCTGAACCACATGACGCGCCGCGGATACGACACGTGCGAACCGGCTCCGCCGGCGATCCCGGAGTCGAAGCGCCGCCCGATCATGGGGCTGACATCGGGATATCTGACGCGAGCCGCGTCGGTGCTGCCGAGGCAGGGCGACCGGCGGCCCTGGCTGATGCGGCAGAACTACCTGCTGGACGCGGCCGACCTGCGGCTGCGCCGCCTCGACGACGGAGTGATGCGCTTCCGGCGGCGGGCGCGGGCGGAAGCCGGGGTCCGGGCGGGTTAG
- a CDS encoding polysaccharide lyase 8 family protein produces MPVNRRTALRGGALAAASAALVATARPAFAASASPDPLKAIVAGYRELQTGINRPSPERAAALKNLGRVAKSYYDSMSVAGNGPLWTDLPLGPGSDYTTSMYARLRAIAVDWGTPGATLCGDPQVLDSIKKALELIYTSQYNPQVGEIGNWYTYEIGVPYYLLHTLVTVADQLTADELARYVSPIKRFVGNPNLRANNPKVVETGANRADKALISIVAGALIGDPAWIRTGLDAITDVAGGGAASVLAKLDRAAGDGFHVDGSFIQHDTIPYPGHYGIVLLTALAGTVHVTEGTEYALPDDLKQKIYALVGDTYAPFVYAGALMEPVRGRMLSRQGETGHDIGHQLTVATLVLARSATGTVQAELSGLAAKWIKEGSYAPFLEIPDPERFAPGPDLVATPGIELAQEMLARRVRPTPIVAAHRIFGQQDRMVHVTEGWSASLGVGSARISRYEAINGMNLHGWHVGDGVLYVFLPNAKGHYSDAYWPTVDPALLPGTTAKAGPSGPPSGTPVTTKAHVGGVRWDARHGAYAMDFASEDGSLTAKKSWFFTPAGVVCLGAGITDASGQAVRTAIENRNLGENGRGMLLADGSVVGTVPGRASTLHRPRWLHLDNVGGYVLLDNSEVTALREDRVGAWRDIDTGANTKGTTTPNTRRYQKLVIEHGANPTDAKYAYAVLPGASVVSTVASALAWRVRANTAEVQALRLWDNTLLANFYTAGTVDDVTVSGPASVAVGRTGKGWQLAVSDPTQLQDSVRVTVRRRTVDVPLSGSCGATKIIPWG; encoded by the coding sequence ATGCCCGTGAACCGCAGAACCGCACTGCGTGGCGGTGCCCTCGCCGCCGCGTCGGCCGCGCTCGTCGCGACCGCGCGTCCGGCTTTCGCCGCTTCTGCCTCGCCGGATCCGCTCAAGGCGATCGTCGCGGGCTACCGCGAGCTGCAGACCGGCATCAACCGGCCGTCGCCGGAGCGGGCTGCCGCGTTGAAGAACCTCGGCCGGGTCGCGAAGTCCTACTACGACAGCATGTCGGTGGCCGGCAATGGTCCGCTGTGGACCGATCTGCCGCTCGGCCCGGGCAGCGACTACACCACGTCGATGTACGCCCGGCTGCGCGCCATCGCGGTGGACTGGGGGACTCCCGGCGCCACCCTGTGCGGCGACCCCCAGGTGCTGGACAGCATCAAGAAAGCGCTGGAGCTGATCTACACCAGCCAGTACAACCCGCAGGTCGGCGAGATCGGCAACTGGTACACCTACGAGATCGGCGTGCCGTACTACCTGCTGCACACCCTGGTCACCGTCGCCGACCAGCTGACCGCGGACGAGCTGGCGCGATACGTCAGCCCGATCAAGCGGTTCGTCGGCAACCCGAACCTGCGCGCGAACAACCCGAAGGTCGTCGAGACCGGCGCGAACCGCGCGGACAAGGCGCTGATCTCCATCGTGGCCGGCGCGCTGATCGGCGACCCCGCCTGGATCCGCACCGGCCTCGACGCGATCACCGACGTCGCCGGCGGCGGTGCGGCGAGCGTCCTGGCGAAGCTGGACCGCGCCGCCGGCGACGGCTTCCACGTCGACGGTTCGTTCATCCAGCACGACACCATCCCGTACCCCGGGCACTACGGCATCGTGCTGCTGACCGCGCTGGCCGGCACCGTCCACGTCACCGAAGGCACCGAGTACGCGCTGCCGGACGACCTCAAGCAGAAGATCTACGCGCTGGTCGGCGACACGTACGCGCCCTTCGTGTACGCGGGCGCGCTGATGGAGCCGGTGCGCGGGCGGATGCTCTCGCGACAGGGCGAGACCGGGCACGACATCGGCCACCAGCTGACCGTCGCGACGCTGGTTCTCGCGCGCTCGGCGACCGGGACGGTGCAGGCCGAGCTGTCCGGGCTGGCCGCGAAGTGGATCAAGGAAGGCAGCTACGCGCCGTTCCTGGAGATCCCCGATCCGGAACGGTTCGCGCCGGGGCCGGACCTGGTCGCGACGCCCGGCATCGAGCTGGCGCAGGAGATGCTCGCGCGGCGCGTCCGGCCGACCCCGATCGTCGCCGCGCACCGGATCTTCGGCCAGCAGGACCGGATGGTGCACGTCACCGAGGGCTGGTCCGCCTCCCTCGGCGTCGGCTCCGCGCGGATCTCGCGGTACGAGGCGATCAACGGGATGAACCTGCACGGCTGGCACGTCGGCGACGGGGTGCTGTACGTCTTCCTGCCGAACGCGAAGGGGCACTACTCGGACGCCTACTGGCCGACTGTCGACCCGGCGCTGCTGCCCGGCACCACGGCCAAGGCCGGCCCGTCCGGACCGCCGTCGGGTACGCCGGTGACGACGAAAGCGCATGTCGGCGGCGTGCGCTGGGACGCCCGGCACGGCGCGTACGCGATGGACTTCGCCTCCGAAGACGGTTCGCTGACCGCGAAGAAGTCCTGGTTCTTCACTCCGGCAGGCGTGGTGTGCCTCGGCGCGGGCATCACCGATGCGTCCGGGCAGGCGGTCCGGACCGCCATCGAGAACCGCAACCTCGGCGAGAACGGACGCGGGATGCTGCTGGCCGACGGCAGCGTCGTCGGCACCGTGCCGGGCCGGGCGAGCACACTGCACCGGCCGCGCTGGCTGCACCTGGACAACGTCGGCGGGTACGTCCTGCTGGACAACTCCGAGGTCACCGCGCTGCGCGAGGACCGCGTCGGCGCCTGGCGCGACATCGACACCGGTGCCAACACGAAGGGCACCACCACGCCGAACACCCGGCGGTACCAGAAGCTGGTGATCGAACACGGTGCCAATCCGACGGACGCGAAGTACGCGTACGCGGTGCTGCCCGGGGCTTCGGTGGTCAGCACGGTCGCCTCGGCGCTCGCCTGGCGTGTCCGGGCGAACACCGCCGAGGTGCAGGCGCTGCGACTGTGGGACAACACGCTGCTGGCGAATTTCTACACTGCGGGTACGGTGGACGACGTAACTGTCTCAGGACCGGCTTCGGTGGCGGTCGGACGGACCGGCAAGGGCTGGCAGCTCGCCGTTTCGGACCCGACGCAGCTGCAGGACAGCGTCCGCGTGACAGTGCGCCGGCGCACGGTGGACGTACCGCTCAGCGGGTCCTGCGGCGCCACGAAGATCATCCCCTGGGGATGA
- a CDS encoding aldehyde dehydrogenase (NADP(+)): MSETSAPELDRVLAAAAAAARPFAESTPAERASWLAAAADALDAAAEELIALAHQETHLPAAPRLKGELARTTFQLRLFGEVLRDGEFLGATVDHADPAWPMGARPDLRRVLVPIGPVLVFAASNFPFAFSVAGGDTASALASGCPVVLKAHPGHEELSTRTGEIVAQALVAAGAPEGAFAVIHGFEQGVTALKDPRIAAAAFTGSVPGGRALFDIAVSRPTPIPFYGELGSVNPVVVTPGALAARGEDVAKGYAGSFSLGAGQFCTKPGLLFLPEGHGLEDTLRAAVGDVAQQEMLNDRIAAGFAQKLADLRAAPGVESLVAGEQNGDAFTPSLLATTAKEFLAGGEAVREEHFGPASLIVTYSDQSELIEVLDSLEPGLTATVQGEESDAEFVRPLLPSLTRLAGRLLWNDWPTGVTVSWAQQHGGPYPATTAPTTTSVGTAAIERFLRPVAWQSFPDALLPEALREANPWSLPRRVDGAR, translated from the coding sequence ATGAGCGAAACCTCTGCTCCGGAACTGGACCGGGTGCTGGCTGCCGCGGCGGCGGCCGCCCGGCCGTTCGCGGAGAGCACCCCGGCCGAGCGCGCGAGCTGGCTGGCCGCCGCCGCGGACGCGCTCGACGCCGCCGCCGAAGAACTGATCGCCTTGGCGCACCAGGAAACTCACCTGCCGGCCGCCCCGCGGCTGAAGGGCGAACTGGCCCGCACCACGTTCCAGCTGCGGCTGTTCGGCGAGGTGCTGCGGGACGGCGAGTTCCTCGGCGCGACCGTCGACCACGCCGACCCGGCCTGGCCGATGGGCGCCCGGCCGGACCTGCGCCGCGTGCTGGTGCCGATCGGCCCGGTGCTCGTCTTCGCGGCGAGCAACTTCCCGTTCGCGTTCAGCGTCGCGGGCGGCGACACCGCGTCCGCGCTCGCGTCCGGCTGCCCGGTGGTGCTGAAGGCGCACCCCGGCCACGAGGAGCTGTCCACCCGTACCGGTGAGATCGTCGCGCAGGCGCTCGTGGCGGCCGGTGCGCCGGAAGGTGCGTTCGCCGTCATCCACGGCTTCGAGCAGGGCGTCACCGCGCTCAAGGACCCCCGGATCGCGGCGGCCGCGTTCACCGGTTCCGTGCCGGGCGGGCGCGCGCTGTTCGACATCGCGGTCTCGCGGCCGACGCCGATCCCGTTCTACGGCGAGCTGGGCAGCGTAAACCCGGTGGTCGTGACGCCAGGCGCGCTGGCCGCGCGCGGCGAGGACGTGGCGAAGGGCTACGCCGGATCGTTCAGCCTCGGGGCCGGTCAGTTCTGCACCAAGCCGGGCCTGCTGTTCCTGCCGGAGGGCCACGGCCTCGAGGACACGCTGCGCGCGGCGGTCGGCGACGTCGCGCAGCAGGAGATGCTGAACGACCGCATCGCGGCCGGGTTCGCACAGAAACTCGCGGACCTGCGTGCGGCACCAGGCGTCGAGTCGCTGGTGGCCGGCGAGCAGAACGGTGACGCGTTCACGCCGTCGTTGCTGGCGACCACCGCGAAGGAGTTCCTGGCCGGCGGCGAAGCCGTGCGCGAGGAGCACTTCGGCCCGGCGTCGCTGATCGTCACCTACTCCGACCAGTCCGAGCTGATCGAGGTGCTGGACAGCCTCGAACCGGGTCTCACCGCGACGGTGCAGGGGGAGGAGAGCGACGCGGAGTTCGTGCGTCCGTTGCTGCCCTCGCTGACCCGGCTGGCCGGACGGCTGCTGTGGAACGACTGGCCGACCGGCGTCACGGTCAGCTGGGCGCAGCAGCACGGCGGCCCGTACCCGGCGACCACCGCGCCGACCACCACCTCGGTCGGCACCGCCGCCATCGAGCGCTTCCTGCGCCCGGTGGCGTGGCAGAGCTTCCCGGACGCGTTGCTGCCGGAAGCCCTGCGCGAAGCGAACCCGTGGTCTCTTCCCCGCCGCGTCGACGGGGCTCGCTGA
- a CDS encoding glucarate dehydratase family protein: MKIRDVVLTPVAFADPPLLNVMGVHEPFALRSVVQLVCDDGVVGLGESYGDAAFLGEVRKVLPELAGHDVFDLPGLKRIVARTLAGTVLTDEHGLIGGFSIRKTIASVYSLFEVACLDAQGHFLGRPVADLLGGKARAAVDFSAYLFYKYGAHIGAGEDSWGEVVTPEALVGEAKRMIDEYGFRSIKLKGGVFAPEQEIEGIRALAEAFPGHPLRIDPNAAWTPETSIRVAAELDGVLEYLEDPTPGIEGMARVAREASMPLATNMCVVNFGDLEPAFRARAIGVLLSDHHFWGGMRDTQALSVACESFGVGLSMHSNSHLGISLAAMVHVASATPHLTYACDTHWPWKTADVIEPGALEFADGAVAVPDRPGLGIALDQDALARAHEDYVRCGLTKRDDVTYMRNYTPGFEPNTARW; the protein is encoded by the coding sequence ATGAAGATCCGGGACGTGGTGCTGACCCCGGTCGCGTTCGCGGATCCGCCGCTGCTCAACGTGATGGGCGTGCACGAGCCGTTCGCGCTGCGCAGCGTGGTCCAGCTGGTCTGCGACGACGGGGTGGTCGGCCTCGGCGAGTCCTACGGCGACGCGGCGTTCCTCGGCGAAGTGCGCAAGGTGCTGCCGGAGCTGGCCGGGCACGACGTGTTCGACCTGCCCGGGCTGAAGCGGATCGTCGCGCGCACGCTGGCCGGCACCGTGCTGACCGACGAGCACGGCCTGATCGGCGGGTTCTCCATCCGCAAGACCATCGCCAGCGTGTACTCGCTGTTCGAGGTCGCCTGCCTGGACGCGCAGGGGCACTTCCTCGGCCGGCCGGTCGCCGATCTGCTCGGCGGCAAGGCGCGCGCCGCGGTCGACTTCTCCGCGTACCTGTTCTACAAGTACGGCGCGCACATCGGCGCCGGCGAGGACAGCTGGGGCGAGGTCGTCACGCCGGAGGCGCTGGTCGGCGAAGCGAAGCGGATGATCGACGAGTACGGCTTCCGCTCCATCAAGCTCAAGGGCGGGGTTTTCGCGCCGGAGCAGGAAATCGAGGGCATTCGCGCGCTCGCCGAGGCGTTCCCCGGGCACCCGCTGCGGATCGACCCGAACGCGGCGTGGACGCCGGAGACGAGCATCCGGGTCGCGGCCGAGCTCGACGGCGTGCTGGAGTACCTGGAGGACCCGACGCCCGGCATCGAGGGCATGGCCCGGGTCGCGCGCGAGGCGAGCATGCCGCTGGCCACCAACATGTGCGTGGTGAACTTCGGCGACCTGGAACCCGCGTTCCGGGCGCGCGCGATCGGCGTGCTGCTGTCCGATCACCACTTCTGGGGCGGAATGCGGGATACCCAGGCGCTTTCGGTGGCCTGCGAGAGTTTCGGCGTGGGCCTGTCGATGCATTCCAACAGCCACCTCGGCATCAGCCTCGCCGCGATGGTGCACGTCGCGTCCGCGACCCCGCACCTGACGTACGCGTGCGACACGCACTGGCCGTGGAAGACCGCCGACGTGATCGAGCCCGGTGCGCTGGAGTTCGCCGACGGCGCGGTCGCCGTGCCGGACCGGCCCGGCCTCGGGATCGCGCTGGACCAGGACGCGCTCGCCAGGGCGCACGAAGACTATGTCCGATGTGGACTGACCAAACGGGACGACGTGACGTACATGCGGAACTACACTCCCGGATTCGAGCCGAACACGGCGAGGTGGTGA